The following coding sequences lie in one Paenibacillus durus ATCC 35681 genomic window:
- the asnB gene encoding asparagine synthase (glutamine-hydrolyzing) — protein MCGITGFIQWRGDLTQDSRLLVKMTETLANRGPDAAGTWISGPIAFGHRRLSVIDPENGAQPMIARHEDQVYAIVYNGELYNAPELKNELKQRGHEFRTQCDTEVLLHAYIEWGPDCAEKLNGIFAFAVWDGLREQVFFARDRLGVKPLFFSKADDTLIFGSEPKALLQHPKVRPVVGPEGLAEIFIVGPARTPGHGVYKDMSELRPGHAMIYSREGLRSYAYWTLESSPHMDSPEETAAKVRDLLQDTLERQLVSDVPVCSLLSGGLDSSALSALAVDYYKRTGQGQMDTYSVDYVDNDKYFKSHSFQPGADGPWIKRMVDELGTRHHYVQFDTDELVEALDNALFSRDLPGMTDVDSSLYLFCREIKKGATVAISGEAADEIFGGYPWFHREEMLSSGTFPWAVAPKMRAGLLSPEIREWIRPLEYLGDRYSDAVAETPRLEGETGKQAQMRVMSYLNITRFMPTLLDRKDRMSMGVGLEVRVPYCDHRLVQYVWNIPWEIKTAGGREKGILRKALEGVLPDDVLYRKKSPYPKTHNPGYLNAVRQQALSILDDPSSPILPLIDSAKIREIAASPESSSNLPWFGQLMSGPQLFAYLSQVNLWLRTYNIAIE, from the coding sequence ATGTGCGGAATAACCGGATTTATCCAGTGGCGCGGAGATTTGACGCAAGATTCCAGGCTGCTGGTCAAAATGACAGAAACCTTAGCGAATCGCGGTCCGGATGCGGCGGGGACTTGGATCTCGGGCCCCATCGCTTTCGGACACCGCAGACTCAGCGTAATCGATCCCGAGAACGGTGCACAACCGATGATTGCCCGCCATGAAGACCAGGTCTATGCAATCGTTTATAATGGAGAATTATATAATGCACCCGAATTAAAAAATGAACTGAAGCAGCGGGGACATGAGTTCCGTACCCAATGCGACACCGAGGTGCTGCTGCATGCTTATATTGAGTGGGGACCGGACTGTGCGGAAAAGCTGAACGGTATCTTCGCTTTTGCCGTCTGGGACGGTCTGCGCGAGCAGGTATTCTTCGCACGCGACCGGCTGGGCGTGAAACCGCTCTTCTTCAGCAAAGCGGATGATACGCTCATCTTCGGTTCGGAGCCGAAGGCGCTGCTGCAGCATCCCAAGGTCCGGCCGGTCGTGGGACCGGAAGGACTTGCGGAGATTTTTATAGTCGGTCCGGCCCGGACGCCGGGACACGGCGTATACAAGGATATGTCAGAGCTTCGCCCCGGCCATGCCATGATATACAGCCGCGAAGGGCTGCGGAGCTATGCCTACTGGACGCTGGAAAGTTCCCCCCATATGGACAGTCCGGAGGAGACAGCCGCCAAGGTACGGGATCTGCTGCAGGATACGCTAGAGCGTCAGCTTGTATCTGACGTCCCCGTCTGCTCCCTGCTGTCTGGGGGCCTTGATTCGAGCGCATTATCTGCGCTTGCCGTGGATTATTATAAACGGACCGGTCAGGGACAGATGGATACCTATTCGGTCGACTATGTAGACAATGACAAATATTTCAAAAGCCACTCCTTTCAGCCTGGTGCTGACGGACCCTGGATCAAACGGATGGTCGATGAACTGGGGACCCGCCATCATTATGTGCAATTCGACACGGATGAGCTGGTGGAGGCGCTGGACAATGCGCTGTTCTCACGCGATTTGCCAGGCATGACGGATGTCGATTCATCGCTGTATTTGTTCTGCCGAGAAATCAAAAAAGGCGCCACGGTGGCGATTTCCGGTGAAGCGGCTGACGAAATATTCGGCGGATATCCCTGGTTTCATCGCGAAGAAATGCTGTCCTCGGGAACTTTCCCGTGGGCCGTTGCTCCCAAGATGCGGGCCGGTCTGCTCTCACCCGAGATCCGGGAATGGATTCGTCCGCTCGAATATTTGGGTGACCGATACAGCGACGCGGTAGCGGAGACGCCAAGGCTTGAGGGCGAAACCGGTAAGCAGGCGCAGATGCGGGTGATGTCCTACCTCAACATAACCCGGTTTATGCCGACTCTGTTGGACCGTAAGGACCGGATGAGCATGGGTGTCGGTCTTGAAGTACGCGTTCCTTATTGCGACCATCGGCTTGTTCAATACGTGTGGAATATTCCCTGGGAAATTAAAACCGCTGGCGGCCGGGAAAAAGGAATTCTGCGCAAGGCACTTGAAGGAGTTTTGCCAGACGATGTGCTATACCGCAAAAAAAGCCCTTATCCCAAGACGCATAATCCCGGCTATCTGAATGCCGTTCGGCAGCAGGCGCTCAGCATTCTTGACGATCCTTCTTCTCCTATTCTGCCTTTGATCGATTCCGCCAAAATTCGCGAAATTGCAGCATCACCGGAGTCCTCCAGCAACCTGCCCTGGTTCGGGCAGCTAATGTCCGGCCCGCAGCTATTCGCTTATCTGTCCCAGGTCAATCTCTGGCTACGCACCTATAATATTGCCATTGAGTAA
- a CDS encoding CPBP family intramembrane glutamic endopeptidase codes for MLFLSVAFGFTWICWLPLLANRQLAANLPVLPGQFYLGSFGPLVGAAVVELSPGGKGFSAWMKTLFSFSFPRRWLLISSGLPLAYGCIAILAHRLVTGSFPDMHRFGLTSDPPAGFNIWETSLVWMLTFGIGEESGWRGFLLPELYRSRSLFASALIVAAIWMLWHLPAFWFNDNYLGMGFGVIGWGISLAYGSVVLAWICAESRWSIIPVIIWHVIFDTLTASDQARQVMAMACSMLVILHGIVLMRKLGRRSAHP; via the coding sequence ATGCTGTTTCTGTCCGTCGCCTTTGGCTTTACCTGGATTTGCTGGCTCCCGCTGCTTGCGAACAGGCAACTCGCGGCGAATCTCCCCGTCCTGCCCGGACAATTCTATCTCGGTTCCTTCGGACCGCTTGTTGGCGCCGCAGTCGTAGAGCTTTCGCCTGGCGGCAAAGGATTCTCCGCATGGATGAAGACGCTGTTTTCATTTTCATTCCCGCGAAGGTGGCTGCTGATTTCATCCGGCCTTCCGCTCGCTTACGGGTGTATTGCCATCCTGGCTCATCGCCTCGTTACCGGCAGTTTTCCGGATATGCACAGGTTTGGACTTACCTCCGACCCTCCCGCCGGTTTCAACATTTGGGAAACCTCGCTTGTCTGGATGCTAACCTTTGGCATCGGAGAGGAAAGCGGCTGGCGCGGCTTTCTTCTGCCTGAACTGTACCGCAGCCGTTCTTTATTCGCTTCGGCCCTGATCGTGGCGGCCATCTGGATGTTATGGCATCTACCGGCATTCTGGTTTAACGATAATTATCTCGGCATGGGGTTTGGTGTCATTGGCTGGGGAATCAGCCTGGCTTACGGCTCTGTCGTACTCGCCTGGATCTGCGCGGAAAGTCGGTGGAGCATCATCCCGGTCATAATCTGGCATGTTATTTTTGATACCCTTACAGCCAGTGATCAGGCAAGGCAAGTCATGGCGATGGCATGCAGCATGCTGGTCATTCTTCACGGTATTGTTCTGATGAGAAAGCTGGGCCGACGCAGCGCCCATCCATGA
- a CDS encoding aldo/keto reductase yields MSQLKGPFTSGPTLSDGVTMPWLGLGVWQTKDGDEVIHAVKSAIELGYRSIDTASAYKNEEGVGQAIRESGLPREELFITTKVFNSEQGYEQTLKACESSRKKLGLDVIDLYLIHWPVKDKFRETWKALIHLQKEGYVKSIGVSNFQIHHLSSIIDDTGVVPVVNQVEFHPLLTQRELLKYCREQNIQLEAWSPLLQGNLDIPLLQDLAQKYGKTPAQIVLRWDIQQGVITIPKSVHADRIRENAGIFDFTLSDEDVLAIEGLNKNHRYGPDPDNFNF; encoded by the coding sequence ATGAGTCAGTTGAAAGGACCTTTTACCAGCGGACCTACTTTAAGTGACGGCGTAACGATGCCGTGGCTGGGACTTGGAGTATGGCAGACCAAGGATGGCGATGAAGTAATCCATGCGGTCAAATCTGCGATCGAACTCGGTTACCGTAGTATTGATACCGCCTCGGCTTATAAGAATGAAGAAGGCGTTGGTCAAGCCATTCGGGAATCCGGATTGCCGCGTGAGGAACTGTTTATTACCACCAAAGTATTCAATAGTGAACAAGGCTATGAGCAGACCTTGAAGGCCTGCGAGTCGAGTCGCAAGAAACTCGGCCTGGATGTTATCGACTTGTATCTGATCCACTGGCCGGTTAAGGATAAGTTCCGCGAGACATGGAAAGCGCTCATTCATTTGCAAAAAGAGGGCTATGTCAAATCGATCGGCGTCAGCAATTTTCAGATTCATCATCTGAGCAGCATCATAGACGACACCGGTGTCGTGCCTGTGGTGAACCAGGTGGAATTCCATCCGCTGCTGACTCAGCGCGAACTGCTGAAGTACTGCCGCGAGCAGAATATTCAACTCGAAGCCTGGAGCCCGCTGCTGCAGGGTAATCTAGACATTCCGCTGCTGCAGGACCTCGCGCAAAAATACGGAAAAACGCCTGCCCAGATCGTTCTCCGCTGGGATATCCAACAAGGTGTCATTACGATTCCGAAGTCGGTTCATGCCGATCGTATCCGGGAGAATGCCGGCATTTTTGACTTTACGCTCAGCGATGAAGATGTTCTGGCCATCGAAGGGCTGAACAAGAATCATCGCTATGGTCCGGACCCGGACAATTTCAATTTCTAG
- a CDS encoding cupin domain-containing protein, which produces MAQKELSPFVELLGLEHHVEGGWFKEIWKSSVQIPRELLGEDYSGPRPAASTIYFLLHPGEISEWHTVLSDEHWLWHAGSPLVLSLGGNGERPGDVQEIVLGLDIAAGQQPQALVPAGAWQAARPLGDEPVLVSCVVAPGFHYDDFRLIDKSEG; this is translated from the coding sequence GTGGCACAAAAAGAACTTTCGCCTTTTGTTGAACTGCTCGGCCTTGAGCATCATGTCGAGGGCGGCTGGTTTAAGGAAATCTGGAAATCATCCGTTCAAATTCCCCGGGAACTCCTGGGCGAAGACTACTCCGGTCCCCGTCCTGCGGCATCAACGATTTATTTTCTGCTGCATCCGGGCGAGATTTCCGAGTGGCATACCGTCCTGTCGGATGAGCATTGGCTCTGGCATGCCGGCAGCCCCCTTGTGTTAAGCCTTGGAGGAAACGGAGAACGTCCCGGTGATGTGCAGGAAATCGTATTGGGCCTTGATATCGCCGCGGGCCAGCAGCCACAGGCGCTCGTACCCGCCGGTGCATGGCAGGCCGCGAGACCGCTTGGCGATGAGCCGGTGCTCGTATCCTGTGTCGTAGCCCCGGGCTTTCACTATGATGATTTCCGGCTGATCGACAAGTCGGAGGGGTAG
- a CDS encoding SPFH domain-containing protein, protein MELAVIGVILVVVIAFIALTVKIVPQQRVGIVERLGKFHRLLTPGLNILIPIIDHVRTYHDLRIQQTNVPPQTVITKDNVQVQIDTIIFYQVVGPEEATYGISDYVYGVRNISTATMRQIIGKLELDETLSGREKISTEIRLALDEATEKWGVRIERVEVIDIKPPVDIQEAMDKQMKAERNKRAIVLEAEAARQDMILRAEGDKQSKILKAEGDREARIHQAEGLRQAQELEALGQAKAIQSVAEAEKQRIELLKSAGLDEQVLAYQSFEALGEISKGPANKVFLPTDVVRTLGSLGAMADVFKAGKDK, encoded by the coding sequence ATGGAATTGGCGGTTATTGGAGTTATCTTGGTTGTGGTGATCGCATTTATCGCACTTACGGTTAAAATCGTTCCGCAGCAGCGGGTAGGCATCGTCGAACGGCTCGGTAAATTTCACCGGCTGTTGACGCCGGGTCTCAATATTCTAATTCCGATTATCGACCACGTACGGACCTATCATGATCTGCGGATTCAGCAGACCAATGTGCCTCCGCAGACGGTGATCACGAAGGATAATGTACAGGTGCAGATCGATACAATTATTTTCTATCAGGTGGTGGGCCCGGAAGAAGCAACCTATGGCATTTCCGATTATGTATATGGGGTGCGGAACATCAGCACAGCCACGATGCGGCAGATTATCGGCAAGCTGGAGCTAGATGAGACACTGTCTGGCCGGGAGAAAATCTCGACCGAAATCCGCCTCGCTCTCGATGAAGCGACGGAGAAATGGGGCGTGCGGATTGAGCGGGTCGAAGTGATCGATATCAAGCCGCCGGTGGACATTCAGGAAGCGATGGATAAGCAGATGAAGGCGGAGCGGAATAAGCGGGCGATTGTGCTGGAGGCGGAAGCCGCCAGACAGGATATGATTTTGCGCGCGGAGGGCGATAAGCAGAGTAAAATCCTGAAAGCGGAGGGAGACAGGGAAGCAAGGATTCATCAGGCGGAAGGTCTGCGTCAAGCGCAGGAGTTGGAGGCGCTCGGCCAGGCCAAGGCGATTCAGTCGGTAGCGGAGGCGGAGAAGCAGCGGATTGAGCTCCTCAAAAGCGCGGGGCTGGATGAGCAGGTCCTTGCGTATCAGTCGTTCGAAGCTTTGGGAGAGATCTCCAAAGGACCGGCAAACAAGGTATTCCTGCCGACTGACGTCGTCAGAACGCTCGGAAGCTTGGGAGCAATGGCCGACGTATTCAAGGCTGGTAAAGACAAATAA
- a CDS encoding NfeD family protein, which produces MMVWIIWFIAAGILLVAEMLTLTFYLLWLCIGAVAAGLVSLAAPDAVLVQVLTGSLVALGLTLFSKPLVSRFRASQGFKDIGTDIVGREGIVVQSIEPGRYGQVKVGGDIWSAASVQPLNVDEKVRVISRGNAIIEVERWEG; this is translated from the coding sequence TTGATGGTCTGGATCATCTGGTTTATCGCCGCCGGCATATTGCTGGTCGCCGAAATGCTGACGCTCACTTTTTATCTGCTGTGGTTGTGCATTGGCGCTGTTGCCGCAGGTCTAGTATCGCTTGCCGCACCGGACGCGGTACTGGTTCAAGTCCTAACCGGTTCTTTGGTTGCGCTCGGGTTGACCCTATTCTCGAAACCGTTGGTGTCAAGGTTCCGCGCTTCGCAGGGCTTCAAGGACATCGGCACCGATATTGTCGGCAGGGAGGGAATTGTCGTCCAGTCGATTGAGCCGGGCAGATACGGGCAGGTCAAAGTCGGAGGCGATATATGGAGTGCCGCATCGGTGCAGCCATTGAATGTGGATGAGAAGGTTAGAGTCATCAGCAGAGGAAACGCCATCATTGAAGTAGAACGCTGGGAGGGATAA
- a CDS encoding XTP/dITP diphosphatase encodes MSSRIGILIVATKNAGKVREFQHAFAPLGLMVKSMFDYPELPDVVEDGTTFAENALKKSKQIAEALGLPVLADDSGLCVDALGGRPGVYSARYAGEGAPDEDNNLKLLSELERLKQGEDTGQPLLSTARFVCALSLYDPSTAAEVTAEGAVEGWITSEPAGGGGFGYDPLFYLPQFEKTMAELTLEQKQSISHRGVALRLLTEKLAAQGDSRTGK; translated from the coding sequence ATGAGCTCAAGAATCGGTATTCTTATTGTCGCAACCAAAAATGCCGGCAAGGTTCGCGAATTTCAGCATGCTTTTGCGCCGCTTGGCTTGATGGTAAAGAGCATGTTCGATTATCCGGAGCTGCCGGACGTGGTGGAGGATGGAACAACCTTTGCGGAGAATGCGCTGAAAAAATCGAAGCAGATCGCTGAAGCGCTTGGGCTGCCTGTACTTGCCGACGATTCAGGGCTCTGCGTGGATGCGCTTGGTGGCCGTCCCGGCGTTTATTCCGCCCGTTATGCGGGCGAAGGCGCACCCGATGAGGACAACAATCTGAAGCTGCTCAGCGAACTGGAGAGATTAAAGCAGGGCGAGGATACAGGACAACCGCTCCTCAGCACGGCAAGGTTCGTCTGTGCGCTGTCGCTGTACGACCCGTCCACGGCTGCGGAGGTTACAGCCGAAGGCGCAGTGGAAGGCTGGATTACCTCCGAACCTGCGGGCGGTGGAGGCTTCGGTTACGACCCTTTGTTCTATCTTCCGCAATTTGAGAAGACGATGGCCGAGCTTACGCTGGAACAGAAGCAGTCGATCAGTCATAGAGGAGTGGCGCTGCGGCTCCTGACGGAGAAATTGGCCGCGCAGGGAGACAGCCGTACCGGGAAATAA
- the rph gene encoding ribonuclease PH translates to MRSNGRNDDGLRPLKITTQINKYAEGSVLIEMGDTKVICTATVEEKVPPFLKGQGKGWVTAEYSMLPRATQSRNQREAARGKLTGRTMEIQRLIGRALRSVVNLQALGERNITLDCDVIQADGGTRTASITGSFIALAFAINKIVTQHRLTVFPITDYLAAISVGIVGDRPLLDLNYDEDSKANVDMNVVMTGGGEFVELQGTGEERPFSRKELDDLLSLAEQGILELIAAQKEALGPIALKIPSGQTSQKV, encoded by the coding sequence ATGAGATCAAATGGGCGAAACGACGATGGGCTACGGCCGCTGAAGATTACGACCCAAATCAATAAATATGCTGAAGGCTCTGTACTCATTGAAATGGGGGACACCAAGGTCATTTGTACAGCCACCGTTGAGGAGAAAGTCCCTCCGTTTCTAAAAGGACAGGGGAAAGGCTGGGTGACGGCGGAGTATTCCATGCTGCCGCGCGCGACGCAATCGCGCAACCAGCGTGAGGCTGCACGAGGAAAGCTGACTGGACGAACGATGGAAATTCAAAGGCTCATTGGCCGGGCGCTTCGTTCCGTAGTCAATTTGCAGGCACTCGGGGAGCGGAATATTACCCTGGATTGCGATGTTATTCAAGCGGACGGCGGTACGAGAACCGCGTCAATTACGGGTTCTTTTATCGCCCTGGCGTTTGCTATTAACAAAATAGTAACACAGCACCGTCTCACCGTGTTCCCTATCACCGATTATCTGGCGGCCATCAGCGTAGGTATAGTGGGCGACCGCCCGCTGCTGGATCTGAATTATGATGAGGATTCCAAAGCCAATGTTGACATGAACGTGGTGATGACCGGAGGCGGCGAATTCGTTGAACTGCAGGGAACCGGGGAAGAGCGGCCCTTCTCGCGAAAAGAACTGGATGATCTGCTGAGTCTGGCCGAACAAGGGATTCTTGAACTGATTGCCGCCCAAAAAGAAGCCCTTGGACCGATCGCGCTCAAAATTCCATCCGGCCAGACCAGTCAAAAGGTATAG
- a CDS encoding GerMN domain-containing protein, whose product MKNKQKLALASAACLLAIPLALSGCGLFGSDQSAAIDPPPSDVEEQMLQTSGNTLDTGVFAPVAEDGADNGVSSSGSGGGAAASGAAANNAAAGSGNSAPKGENDSTAARTTVFLQNDNGLLAPVALTLPASGKDGALKQSLEALVDGGAYAADLPDGFHGVLPQGTEVKNVTVDHNLAVAEFGGKFGTYAPADERKLLEAVTWTLTGQEGITGVQLWVDGKKLSEMPLKGTPLDRPLTRSIGINLPSQGPVSMNFSAITVYFSAASPGGVQYYVPVTRYVTPGQDPLKAAMNALIEGPDSENGLETVMTPETSLDSVEKGQNGVVTVSLNDDMFDDGSQVPAELLESVVLTIAQNSDDAMVQVRMNGKQTVTGTDNVDYGKPVSAPQYVNELPL is encoded by the coding sequence ATGAAAAATAAGCAAAAACTTGCCTTGGCTTCGGCAGCCTGCCTGCTGGCAATTCCACTGGCGCTGTCCGGCTGCGGCTTGTTCGGCTCGGACCAATCGGCTGCCATTGACCCGCCGCCTAGTGATGTGGAGGAGCAAATGCTGCAGACGAGCGGGAATACGCTGGATACCGGGGTATTCGCACCTGTAGCGGAGGATGGCGCGGACAATGGAGTTAGCAGCAGCGGCTCAGGCGGGGGTGCTGCCGCTTCAGGCGCCGCGGCAAATAACGCCGCAGCCGGAAGCGGGAATTCAGCGCCTAAAGGCGAAAACGATTCGACTGCCGCCCGCACGACCGTTTTTTTACAGAATGATAACGGTCTGCTTGCTCCCGTAGCACTCACTCTTCCCGCATCGGGCAAAGATGGGGCGTTGAAGCAGTCACTTGAAGCGCTTGTTGACGGTGGAGCCTATGCCGCTGATTTGCCGGACGGTTTCCATGGCGTCCTACCGCAGGGCACAGAAGTTAAAAATGTAACGGTCGACCATAATTTGGCCGTCGCTGAGTTTGGCGGCAAATTCGGCACTTATGCTCCGGCTGACGAACGGAAACTGCTGGAGGCCGTTACCTGGACTCTGACCGGTCAGGAGGGTATTACGGGAGTACAGCTATGGGTCGATGGCAAGAAGCTGAGTGAAATGCCGCTTAAAGGAACCCCTCTCGACCGTCCGCTGACCCGCAGCATAGGAATCAACCTGCCATCGCAAGGTCCGGTATCGATGAATTTCAGCGCGATTACCGTTTATTTCTCGGCAGCTTCGCCGGGCGGTGTTCAGTATTATGTTCCGGTAACCCGTTACGTAACGCCGGGACAGGACCCGCTGAAAGCAGCGATGAACGCGTTGATTGAGGGACCCGATTCCGAGAATGGGCTGGAAACGGTAATGACTCCAGAGACGTCGCTGGATTCCGTCGAGAAAGGACAGAACGGAGTAGTCACCGTATCTCTGAACGATGATATGTTCGATGACGGCAGTCAGGTTCCCGCCGAACTGCTGGAGTCCGTAGTACTCACGATTGCCCAGAACTCGGACGATGCCATGGTCCAAGTCCGGATGAACGGCAAGCAGACGGTTACCGGAACCGACAATGTCGATTACGGCAAGCCTGTATCAGCGCCGCAATATGTGAATGAACTCCCGCTCTAA